In one window of Gopherus evgoodei ecotype Sinaloan lineage chromosome 9, rGopEvg1_v1.p, whole genome shotgun sequence DNA:
- the PLAAT1 gene encoding phospholipase A and acyltransferase 1 isoform X2: MAANDSFSLVYPGSPQPGDLIEIFRPAYQHWALYLGDGYIVNVAPLEEGAASSLASAKSVFSRKALVKMQLLKDVVGSDTYRINNKYDDVYAPLPVEEIIRRSEFLIGQEVSYDLLGNNCEHFVTLLRYGEGVSEQNRSRERQY; encoded by the exons ATGGCGGCTAATGACAGCTTCAGCCTGGTGTATCCGGGCAGCCCTCAGCCCGGGGACCTGATCGAGATTTTCCGGCCGGCTTATCAGCACTGGGCTCTGTATCTGGGGGATGGGTACATCGTCAATGTGGCGCCTCTCG aggaaggTGCCGCGTCGTCACTGGCAAGTGCCAAGTCTGTGTTCAGCAGGAAGGCCCTGGTGAAGATGCAGCTCCTGAAGGACGTGGTGGGGAGCGACACGTACAGAATCAACAACAAGTACGATGACGTCTACGCACCACTGCCCGTGGAGGAGATCATCCGGCGCTCGGAGTTCCTCATCGGCCAGGAGGTGTCCTACGACCTCCTCGGCAACAACTGCGAGCACTTTGTGACACTGCTGCGCTACGGGGAGGGGGTCTCTGAGCAG